One genomic window of Misgurnus anguillicaudatus chromosome 12, ASM2758022v2, whole genome shotgun sequence includes the following:
- the LOC129448811 gene encoding uncharacterized protein has product MVKGRSKLHTLTFLNDMDRIRGWVHSLRKKVIVDTTINHYLKNVAQFLDYVIDTPPVTCRLSKKALVGVRREVRSLIRGLKRQVTVHQMAVKRSKDGRLISKHTLIRCRELAKAAIPRIFDQLDRDYSQKTQFLLYGYLTAYLGSIYGHRCGVYQNLTIKGVEEAVHSGEVFLINVNRHKTNQAFGRHSWRWLKKSTGGFRGC; this is encoded by the exons ATGGTCAAAGGAAGGTCAAAGCTCCACACTCTGACCTTCCTGAACGACATGGACAGGATCCGGGG GTGGGTGCACAGCCTGAGGAAAAAAGTCATCGTCGACACCACGATAAACCACTACTTAAAAAACGTGGCGCAATTCTTGGACTACGTGATTGACACCCCTCCTGTGACCTGCCGGCTTTCGAAAAAGGCGCTGGTGGGAGTCCGTCGGGAGGTCCGGTCTCTAATTCGAGGGTTGAAGCGGCAGGTCACAGTCCACCAAATGGCGGTGAAGAGGTCGAAGGACGGGCGGCTAATTTCCAAGCACACTCTTATCCGGTGCAGGGAATTAGCCAAGGCCGCGATCCCGAGGATTTTCG ACCAGCTGGACAGAGACTACTCTCAGAAGACCCAGTTTCTTCTTTACGGGTATCTAACCGCCTATCTTGGGTCCATTTATGGTCACAGATGCGGCGTGTACCAAAATTTGACGATAAAAGGGGTGGAGGAAGCCGTTCATTCTGGGGAGGTGTTCCTGATTAAC GTGAACAGGCACAAGACCAACCAGGCCTTTGGACGGCACAGTTGGCGCTGGTTAAAGAAGAGTACGGGTGGTTTCAGAGGCTGCTGA